The following are encoded in a window of Dioscorea cayenensis subsp. rotundata cultivar TDr96_F1 chromosome 16, TDr96_F1_v2_PseudoChromosome.rev07_lg8_w22 25.fasta, whole genome shotgun sequence genomic DNA:
- the LOC120278847 gene encoding uncharacterized protein LOC120278847 yields the protein MAKYNAILKEKRAKNQERKRAIHGDPATGKLKQRASSVSLSGKRKNKLLKKWRRDQKEAIEKGLVTMNDVEMAIADSEGTSKNTSEKPPMKFSLKKASKLKIKKLKRKGKGKGKGEKSATKPTEDAMVE from the exons ATGGCCAAGTACAATGCGATCCTCAAGGAGAAGAGGGCGAAGAATCAAGAGCGGAAAAGGGCCATTCATGGCGACCCTGCAACGGGGAAGCTGAAGCAGAGGGCGTCGTCTGTCTCTCTTTCCGGTAAGCGCAAGAACAAGCTGCTGAAGAAATGGCGCAGG GATCAAAAGGAGGCGATTGAGAAAGGTTTGGTGACAATGAATGATGTTGAGATGGCAATAGCTGATTCTGAAG GGACTTCTAAGAATACCAGTGAGAAGCCTCCAATGAAGTTCTCTCTTAAGAAAGCTTCAAAACTtaaaatcaagaaattaaaGCGCAAAGGCAAAGGCAAA GGTAAAGGCGAAAAATCGGCAACTAAACCTACTGAAGATGCCATGGTGGAATGA
- the LOC120279581 gene encoding plastidal glycolate/glycerate translocator 1, chloroplastic, which yields MSPSSDKSLPLLLPRASSSSPSDVSADKNPAFGLQSFVGVLHLVVSLGLILAADKLLKQAFTEAAIKFPSALFGMFCVFTVLIVLDVVVPAAAMGLMNFFEPATLFIQRWLPLFYVPSLVVLPLAVKDIPAASGLKILFILVGGWLASLSVAGYTAITIRRIVKTKMIPAEPMARPSPFSNIELWAWTAIFVSSLVLAFVSPTALGTSARTCLPFLLASTVLGYMIGIGLPANVKKVFHPIICCALSADLAALAYGYFSRSGVDAVLGNYLTKIPSNPGAGDILMGFLNSVIISFAFAMFKQRKLIKRHAAEIFTSIVIGTLFSLYSTAVIGRAIGLESNLTISILPRCITVALALSIVSLFEGVNASLTAAVVVLTGLVGANFVQAVMDKLGLNDPIARGIATASSAHGLGTAALSAKEPEALPFCAIAYGLTGIFGSLLCSVPAVRQSLLAVAG from the exons ATGTCACCCAGCTCTGACAAATCTCTCCCTCTTCTCCTACCCCGAGCTAGCTCTTCTTCCCCTTCTGATGTTTCCGCTGATAAAAACCCCGCTTTTGGACTTCAATCT TTTGTTGGGGTTCTTCATCTTGTTGTTTCGTTGGGGTTAATCCTTGCCGCTGATAAGCTGCTCAAGCAGGCTTTTACCGAGGCGGCTATCAAGTTCCCAAGTGCTCTTTTTGGGATGTTTTGTGTCTTCACTGTGTtgatagtgttggatgttgtgGTTCCAGCGGCTGCCATGGGTTTGATGAACTTCTTTGAGCCAGCAACGTTGTTTATCCAGAGGTGGCTTCCTTTGTTTTACGTTCCATCTTTGGTGGTTTTGCCGCTGGCTGTGAAGGATATTCCTGCTGCTTCTGGGCTTAAGATTTTGTTCATATTAG TTGGAGGTTGGCTGGCTTCACTTTCTGTTGCCGGGTACACTGCCATAACAATTAGAAGAATTGTGAAGACAAAAATGATACCTGCTGAGCCTATGGCGAGGCCTTCTCCATTTTCAAACATTGAACTTTGGGCTTGGACTGCTATTTTTGTTTCATCACTCGTCCTGGCATTTGTAAGTCCAACAGCACTTGGAACCAGCGCAAGAACATGCCTTCCCTTCCTTCTTGCTTCTACAGTTCTGGGTTACATGATTGGTATTGG ATTACCAGCTAATGTCAAGAAGGTCTTCCATCCAATTATTTGCTGTGCCCTCTCTGCAGATTTGGCAGCACTAGCATATGGGTATTTCTCCCGGTCTGGAGTGGATGCTGTTCTAG GCAACTACCTCACAAAAATTCCATCAAATCCTGGGGCTGGTGATATTCTTATGGGATTTTTGAATTCAGTCATTATTTCATTTGCCTTTGCAATGTTCAAACAAAGAAAG CTGATCAAGAGGCATGCGGCTGAGATATTCACATCAATTGTCATTGGAACTCTGTTCTCTCTCTACTCGACTGCAGTCATAGGCCGTGCAATTGGCCTCGAATCAAATTTAACCATATCAATTTTGCCAAGATGTATCACTGTTGCATTAGCCCTCAGCATAGTGTCCTTGTTTGAAG GTGTAAATGCATCTCTTACTGCTGCTGTTGTGGTTTTAACTGGTCTTGTTGGAGCTAATTTTGTACAAGCAGTGATGGATAAACTTGGGTTGAATGACCCCATTGCTCGAGGAATAGCGACTGCTTCTAG TGCTCATGGATTGGGAACAGCAGCATTATCCGCAAAGGAACCAGAAGCTCTTCCTTTTTGCGCCATTGCTTATGGTCTTACAGGGATATTTGGTTCACTCCTTTGCTCGGTGCCCGCCGTTCGGCAAAGCTTGCTTGCGGTGGCTGGCTGA
- the LOC120278783 gene encoding choline-phosphate cytidylyltransferase 2-like produces the protein MAREPPRTPADDDAEALAIAWHDSSPALPPPDEDRPIRVYADGIYDLFHFGHARALEQAKKLFPNTHLLVGCCNDEITYMFKGKTVMTEAERYESLRHCKWVDEVIPDAPWVLNQEFIDKHKIDYVAHDALPYADASGAGNDVYEFVKAIGKFKETKRTDGVSTSDIIMRILKDYNEYVTRNLARGYSRKDLGVSYVKEKQLRVNMGITKLRAKVKEHQEKLHTVAKIAGTHHSEWVENADRWVAGFLEKFEEGCHIMETAIKDRIQERLKKQLSKEMGSNLLEEPEAHGDI, from the exons ATGGCTCGGGAGCCACCACGGACGCCGGCGGACGATGATGCTGAGGCGCTTGCTATTGCCTGGCACGATTCGTCGCCGGCGCTTCCTCCGCCGGACGAGGATAGACCCATCCGTGTCTATGCTGATGGGATCTATGATCTCTTCCATTTCGGGCATGCTCGAGCTTTAGAGCAGGCTAAGAAATT ATTCCCCAACACCCATCTGCTTGTTGGCTGCTGCAATGATGAAATCACTTACATGTTCAAGGGGAAAACAGTCATGACTGAAGCTGAGCGCTATGAATCACTTCGTCACTGCAA GTGGGTTGATGAAGTTATCCCTGATGCCCCTTGGGTCCTCAATCAGGAATTCATTGACAAACACAAAATAGACTATGTGGCTCATGACGCTCTTCC ATATGCAGATGCAAGTGGAGCTGGAAACGATGTCTATGAATTT GTCAAAGCCATAGGAAAGTTTAAGGAAACAAAGCGCACCGATGGTGTTTCTACATCAGATATAATAATGAGGATTCTTAAGGACTATAATGAGTATGTAACACGTAATTTAGCTCGTGGGTATTCAAGGAAGGACCTTGGGGTGAGCTATGTGAAG GAAAAGCAGCTGAGAGTGAATATGGGAATAACTAAATTGCGCGCCAAAGTAAAGGAACATCAAGAAAAG TTGCATACAGTTGCAAAGATTGCGGGAACACATCATAGTGAATGGGTGGAGAATGCAGATCGCTGGGTTGCGGGTTTCCTTGAGAAGTTTGAAGAAGGTTGCCATATCATG GAAACTGCCATTAAAGACAGAATTCAAGAGCGATTGAAGAAGCAGCTGAGCAAGGAGATGGGTTCTAATCTTTTGGAGGAACCCGAAGCTCATGGCGATATCTGA